Within Ovis aries strain OAR_USU_Benz2616 breed Rambouillet chromosome 3, ARS-UI_Ramb_v3.0, whole genome shotgun sequence, the genomic segment ATTTATTTGCATCTATTCCTGGGATATCTATTCTCTTCATGAGCTGGTACTAAACTGTTTTCATTACTATAACGttcatgatttttttcaataTCTGGTAAGGACTAGTCctctattattactattttcttgctttattccCAAAATGTTAATGTTGgtatttttcttgaaaaagttcaatttatatatttatttagagaggattcaaagcagagatgttactttgccaacaaaggtccgtctagtcaaggctatggtttttccagtagtcatgtatggatgtgagagttggactgtgaagaaagctgagcgccgaagaattgatgcttttgaactgtggtgttggagaaaactctttgagagtcccttggactgcaaggagatccaaccagtccattctgaaggagatcagccctgggatttctttagaaggaatgatgctgaagctgaaactccagtactttggccacctcatgtgaagagctgactcattgtaaaaaactctgatgctgggagggattgggggcaggaggagaaggggacgacagaggatgagatggctggatggcatcactgactcgatggatgtgagtctgagtgagctccaggagttggtgatggacagggaggcctggcgtgctgcgattcgtggggtcacaaagagtcagacacgactgagtgactgaactgaactgaacttacgattgccattattttccattatttaagTGTGTCTTACCATCTATTCAAGAACTTTTTAATGACCTTTTGAAGTCCTTCAAAGTTTTCTTCATGTGAAtctattttttagaaagaaaatcactTTATTCTAATTAATTCACAAACAATAACATCAGAAAAGCACTGTTTACAAGACCACAGCTGCCTCTTCTGCCCAACCCCAAACTCAATACCATCACAATGAACTTCTGCATAGTGACAACATCCTCTTCCACCACAGTCCTGAAGCACAAAAGCTATTAATGATTAAGGAGAGGTTTAATGGATGTTTTCatactttcagttcaattcagtcgctcagtactgtccaactctttgtgaccccatgaatcgcagcacaccaggcctccctggcatgagttcccagagttcacccaaactcaaggcgatggcatcccactctagtactcttgcctggcaaatcccatggatggaggagcctggtaggctgcagtccatggggtcgcaaagagtcagacacgactgagtgacttccctttcacttttcactttcatgcattggagaaggaaatggcaacccactccagtgttcttgcctggagaatcccagggactagggagcctggtgggctgccgtctatggggtcacacagagtcggacacgactgaagtgacttagcagtaacagcagcatgtgcattgagtcggtgatgccatccagccattttgtcctgtcgtccccttctcctgcccccaatccctcccagcatcagagtcttttccaatgagtcaactctttgcatgaggtggccaaagtattggagtttcggcctcagcatcagtccttccagtgaacacccaggactggtctcctttaggatggactggttggatctccttgcagtccaagggactagcaagagtcttctccaataccacagttcaaaagcatcaattcttcggcattcagctttcttcacagttcaactctcacgtccatacatgactactggaaaagccatagccttgactagatggacctttgttgggaaagtgatatctctgcttttgaatatgctatctaggttggtcataactttccttccaaggagtaagcgtcttttaatttcatggctgcggtcaccatctgcagtgattttggagccccaaaaaataaagtccgacactgtttccactgtttccccatctatttcccatgaagtgatgggaccagatgctatgatcttagttttctgaatgttgaactttaacatcttcattattaattatattttaaatgctaaatCAACATGGTCATGAGAGGTGATTTTTCATGTCTTCAATTCGAACTTCTTGTTTAAGCATTGGCCAATCTGTACTATTTCAGTACCTCACTGAAACCGTCACAAAATTGAAGGTCACCCTGGCTCTGGGCACACTCCGAAAACTGTTTCACCTCATAGAAGCAAGGACCATTCTGCTGCAGCTGTGGCAGCTGGGTTCCCTGAGGTTCCTGGTAAGTGATGTCAGGGCTTGAGGGCTCAGTACTGCTTCCCCCACTGAAGTACCCAGTGATGACGTGATGAAGAATGTGGCCCACGGCAGAACCCACAGCCATCTGGGCCATCAGACCTGGCTGCTGGGGAACAGCAGCAGGGGAACCAGCGGCAGCGGGGGGAGCCGCTGCTGGTAGCTGAGCTATGGGCGCTGACCTCAGTGCTGCTCTCATCTGAGGCACGCAGCTGGCAGAACCGGCCATGCAGGAAGCACGGCTTCAACTTCCACTAGCCATCTTGACCGCACTGCTAAGTGACATCAACAGGTGCATGACCCTGGTGGATTCTCTTCATGTAAATCTTGTACATTTCTTAGATTCATTCCTAGGTATTCTCTTGTAGTTCTTGTTTTTGTAAATTGAATACTTTTCTAGGTGATTGTTCATATATTGGTAAATTATTGatcatgttttaattttgctCTCAGCTACCTTACTAAATTGTCTAAATCttgtaatgatttttaaagttgattttctGCCATAATATTATCTCACCTGCAAAGAataatgttttcttccttttcctttccttccctttccttttccttgtaattttccctctctttctctaatGACGTTGGCTAGTATTGGCCAAAGGTAAATAATACTGGCCATAGTGTGCagtcttgttttgtttctgattttaataCAACTCAGTGTTTCACTGTATAGTTTTTGGCATTTCTaatgatatatgtattttttcatgttaACATCTATTACTACTTttaataaggttttttttttattgaaagggATATTGAAATGTTATTAGATACCTTTTCAGCATCTGCAACAATGTTCACATAGTATTTCTCTTTTGATACATGTTTATGCTGTATTGcttaatatattcattaatattgAGCCATCTTTGCATTTTTGGTGTGAGTGTTCCTTAATTATGACATATATTTGATTTATGTGCTACTAGATTCTATTActacaaatctagtggaggtgatggaattccagctgagctagttcaagtcctaaaagatgatgctgtgaaagtgctgcactcaatatgtcagcaaatttggaacactcagcagtggccacaggactgaaaaaggtcagttttcactccagtcccaaaaaaggaccatgccaaagaatgttcaaactaccgtatagttgtgctcatttcacatgctagtaaggttatgctccaaatccttcaagatagccttcagcagtatgtgaatcgagaacttccagatgtacaagctgggtttagaaaagacagaggaacaagagatcaaattgccaacagtcactggatcatagagaa encodes:
- the LOC106990986 gene encoding coiled-coil-helix-coiled-coil-helix domain-containing protein 2-like, whose protein sequence is MAGSASCVPQMRAALRSAPIAQLPAAAPPAAAGSPAAVPQQPGLMAQMAVGSAVGHILHHVITGYFSGGSSTEPSSPDITYQEPQGTQLPQLQQNGPCFYEVKQFSECAQSQGDLQFCDGFSEVLK